The stretch of DNA TGGTTTCATAAGTAGTATTTACTTATGAAATCTTCTAAATATTTATCACTTTAATGATAAAATCTCTCAAATTTTTAAGAGGGATTTATTATCGAAGCAATACTATCTGTTTTACCTATATATTTTTTTATTTTACTTGGTTTTATGGCCAAAAAAATCTTTACAAATCAAATCGATGAAAAAAGTTTAGTTCTTTTATCTTTATATTTTTTCCAACCAATATTAATTTTTTGGGGTTTAACTAAAACTCCTATCAATTTTGAATTTGTTATTTCGCCTTTTATTTATTTAGTTGCTGTTTTAATTTCACTTCTTTTATTACTTTTATTTAATAAACAAATTTTTAAAGAAAGAACAGATCAATCTATATATTTAGCAACGGCACTTGTTGGTAATACTGGTAATTTAGGAATTCCTCTTGGAATTGCATTGTTTGGGGTTGAATCAGTTCCCTACACAAGTATAATTAATATTGCTAATACTTTATTTATTTACGTTTTTTCTGTTTATTTCTTTGCTAGAGAAAAATTCTTTTTAAAAGAAGCAATCTTAGCAAT from Arcobacter suis CECT 7833 encodes:
- a CDS encoding AEC family transporter, yielding MLSVLPIYFFILLGFMAKKIFTNQIDEKSLVLLSLYFFQPILIFWGLTKTPINFEFVISPFIYLVAVLISLLLLLLFNKQIFKERTDQSIYLATALVGNTGNLGIPLGIALFGVESVPYTSIINIANTLFIYVFSVYFFAREKFFLKEAILAIFKIPGIWFAILALIINYNGITIDKSISIALEMGAYTSIIIQLVIFGIYLYNVKIKSMPWHLSLHISFVKHILLPVVGIIIIVYFTNLNSFVASILIMELAVPLAVNNVNLAALYNCKPYNVAATILVSTTLFVFLLYFYIEIIKYFVK